Proteins encoded together in one Passer domesticus isolate bPasDom1 chromosome 6, bPasDom1.hap1, whole genome shotgun sequence window:
- the ZNF410 gene encoding zinc finger protein 410 isoform X1, producing MLSDELESKPELLVQFVQNTSIPLGQGLVESEPKDITCLSLLPVTETSECNRLMLPDDERDLTSPSHTNSSKDVSSSAVLRSLQVNVGPDGEETRAQNVQKPSELLSTPETSSLLQDFQPSDSTSFILLNLTRAGLGSPAEHLVFVQDEAEDSGNDFLSHDSTDSSTPWFLRVQELAHDSLIAATRAQLAKNAKASSNGENVHLCTGDGQPKDSSPIPHLSRVERKLKCTVEGCDRTFVWPAHFKYHLKTHRNDRSFTCPAEGCGKSFYVLQRLKVHMRTHNGEKPFVCTELGCGKQFTTAGNLKNHLRIHTGEKPFLCQAQGCGRSFAEYSSLRKHLVVHSGVKPHQCQICGKTFSQSGSRNVHMRKHHSRIGTAGSREREQPESLMGSSLLEESTVHSKNLISMNSQPSLGVESLHLPDTESIIGVEEGETSCSFFRPLICGD from the exons CTGCTGGTTCAGTTTGTTCAAAATACTTCTATTCCACTGGGACAAGGACTGGTGGAATCAGAACCAAAAGACATCACCTGTCTCTCTCTGCTTCCTGTTACTGAGACCTCAGAATGCAACAGACTCATGTTGCCAG ATGATGAAAGAGATCTCACTTCTCCAAGTCACACTAATTCTTCCAAAGATGTTTCTTCATCTGCTGTCTTGAGAAGTCTCCAGGTAAATGTAGGCCCTGATGGAGAGGAAACAAGGGCACAGAATGTACAGAAACCATCTGAACTTCTGTCAACTCCAGAAACTTCTAGTTTATTGCAAGACTTCCAGCCCAGTGACAGCACTTCATTCATTCTTCTCAACCTAACAAGAGCAG GGCTGGGGTCTCCCGCAGAGCACTTGGTGTTTGTTCAAGATGAAGCAGAAGATTCTGGCAATGACTTTCTCTCCCATGATAGCACAGACAGCAGTACCCCATGGTTCCTACGAGTGCAAGAATTGGCCCATGACAGTTTAATTGCTGCCACTCGGGCACAGCTCGCCAAGAATGCCAAAGCAAGCAGTAATG gggaaaacgtTCATCTTTGCACTGGAGATGGGCAGCCAAAAGATTCAAGCCCCATTCCTCATTTATCTCGTGTGGAAAGAAAGCTGAAGTGCACAGTTGAGGGCTGTGATCGGACATTTGTATGGCCAGCTCACTTCAAGTATCATCTGAAAACACACCG TAACGACCGCTCCTTCACCTGCCCAGCAGAAGGCTGTGGAAAAAGTTTCTACGTCTTGCAAAGGCTGAAGGTGCACATGAGAACTCACAATGGTGAAAAACCCTTTGTGTGCACAGAACTGGGCTGTGGTAAACAGTTCACAACAGCTGGAAATCTGAAGAACCACCTACGAATTCACACTG GGGAAAAACCCTTTCTGTGTCAGGCACAGGGATGTGGTCGCTCCTTTGCTGAATACTCCAGTCTTCGGAAACATTTGGTTGTCCACTCAG GAGTGAAGCCCCATCAGTGCCAAATTTGTGGGAAGACATTTTCCCAGAGTGGTAGCAGAAATGTGCATATGAGGAAGCACCACTCCCGAATTGgaacagctggcagcagggagcgaGAACAGCCAG AGTCACTGATGGGCAGCAGTTTGCTGGAAGAATCAACAGTGCACAGTAAGAATCTCATCTCCATGAACTCTCAGCCCAGCCTTGGTGTTGAGTCTCTGCACCTGCCAGACACTGAGTCAATTATTGGAGTAGAAGAGGGTGAGACCAGCTGCTCTTTTTTCCGCCCTCTTATATGTGGTGACTGA
- the ZNF410 gene encoding zinc finger protein 410 isoform X2, producing MPLLVQFVQNTSIPLGQGLVESEPKDITCLSLLPVTETSECNRLMLPDDERDLTSPSHTNSSKDVSSSAVLRSLQVNVGPDGEETRAQNVQKPSELLSTPETSSLLQDFQPSDSTSFILLNLTRAGLGSPAEHLVFVQDEAEDSGNDFLSHDSTDSSTPWFLRVQELAHDSLIAATRAQLAKNAKASSNGENVHLCTGDGQPKDSSPIPHLSRVERKLKCTVEGCDRTFVWPAHFKYHLKTHRNDRSFTCPAEGCGKSFYVLQRLKVHMRTHNGEKPFVCTELGCGKQFTTAGNLKNHLRIHTGEKPFLCQAQGCGRSFAEYSSLRKHLVVHSGVKPHQCQICGKTFSQSGSRNVHMRKHHSRIGTAGSREREQPESLMGSSLLEESTVHSKNLISMNSQPSLGVESLHLPDTESIIGVEEGETSCSFFRPLICGD from the exons CTGCTGGTTCAGTTTGTTCAAAATACTTCTATTCCACTGGGACAAGGACTGGTGGAATCAGAACCAAAAGACATCACCTGTCTCTCTCTGCTTCCTGTTACTGAGACCTCAGAATGCAACAGACTCATGTTGCCAG ATGATGAAAGAGATCTCACTTCTCCAAGTCACACTAATTCTTCCAAAGATGTTTCTTCATCTGCTGTCTTGAGAAGTCTCCAGGTAAATGTAGGCCCTGATGGAGAGGAAACAAGGGCACAGAATGTACAGAAACCATCTGAACTTCTGTCAACTCCAGAAACTTCTAGTTTATTGCAAGACTTCCAGCCCAGTGACAGCACTTCATTCATTCTTCTCAACCTAACAAGAGCAG GGCTGGGGTCTCCCGCAGAGCACTTGGTGTTTGTTCAAGATGAAGCAGAAGATTCTGGCAATGACTTTCTCTCCCATGATAGCACAGACAGCAGTACCCCATGGTTCCTACGAGTGCAAGAATTGGCCCATGACAGTTTAATTGCTGCCACTCGGGCACAGCTCGCCAAGAATGCCAAAGCAAGCAGTAATG gggaaaacgtTCATCTTTGCACTGGAGATGGGCAGCCAAAAGATTCAAGCCCCATTCCTCATTTATCTCGTGTGGAAAGAAAGCTGAAGTGCACAGTTGAGGGCTGTGATCGGACATTTGTATGGCCAGCTCACTTCAAGTATCATCTGAAAACACACCG TAACGACCGCTCCTTCACCTGCCCAGCAGAAGGCTGTGGAAAAAGTTTCTACGTCTTGCAAAGGCTGAAGGTGCACATGAGAACTCACAATGGTGAAAAACCCTTTGTGTGCACAGAACTGGGCTGTGGTAAACAGTTCACAACAGCTGGAAATCTGAAGAACCACCTACGAATTCACACTG GGGAAAAACCCTTTCTGTGTCAGGCACAGGGATGTGGTCGCTCCTTTGCTGAATACTCCAGTCTTCGGAAACATTTGGTTGTCCACTCAG GAGTGAAGCCCCATCAGTGCCAAATTTGTGGGAAGACATTTTCCCAGAGTGGTAGCAGAAATGTGCATATGAGGAAGCACCACTCCCGAATTGgaacagctggcagcagggagcgaGAACAGCCAG AGTCACTGATGGGCAGCAGTTTGCTGGAAGAATCAACAGTGCACAGTAAGAATCTCATCTCCATGAACTCTCAGCCCAGCCTTGGTGTTGAGTCTCTGCACCTGCCAGACACTGAGTCAATTATTGGAGTAGAAGAGGGTGAGACCAGCTGCTCTTTTTTCCGCCCTCTTATATGTGGTGACTGA